Genomic DNA from Gemmatimonadota bacterium:
CCGGGCAGACCGGCTCACAGGGCGCGTTGCCGCAGTGCTGGCAGATCATCGGCAGGAAGCGCACGTCCAGATCGCCCGCCTGCGTTGCGTCGATCTGCTCGTAGTAGCGCTCGATCCGCACCCAATTCATGTCCCGGCCCATGACGATCTGATCCTCACCGACCCAGGGCACGTTGTTCTCGGCCTGGCACGCGGTCACGCAAGCGCTGCATCCCGTGCACTTGTCGAGGTCGATCGCCATCCCCCAGCGCGGACGCTCGTGCGCATCGGCGTACTCACCGTGCCGGGCGCCCTCGAGCGGGAACGCCGTGGACGCGCCGCCCTCGGCTGGCACGGGCACGAATCCACCGGCGCCCTGCAGCTCCTGGAGTTCGCCGTGACCCTCCTCCTGCTCGCCTTCCACCGCGTGTCCGAGATCGGCGAGCGCCACGGCGGGCGCGATCTGCCGGTCGTGTTGATCGTTTGATCCCTCGATAGTCGCGATCCGGCGGCGCTCCCCGGTGGGAGTCACAGTGACGGTCGTCGCGAGCGTAACCATCGCGCCCGACGGTTGCTCCGACTCGGACGGCAGGAGCGCCAACGCGTTCACACCGCTTCCGTCGGCCCAGCGGCCCATGTTCGTGTGACCGCCGCCCATCGCGAGCGCGACCGCGTCCTCGCGGATGCCTGGATAGATCCAGACCGGAACGTCGACCGTGCCGTGCGGCGACGACACGGTGACGATGTCACCTTCGCGGATGCCGCGCTGCTCCGCAGTGTGCGGGTTCATCTCCAGCCACGAGTGCCACGTGATCTTCGAGACCGGATCCGGTAGCTCCAGGAGCCATGGGCTGTTCGAGAACTCACCGCCGCCGAAGCGCGGCGACGGGTGGACGAGAAGCGTCAGCTCCCCACCGAGATCGAGCGTCGGTGCGTCGAACGAGAGCGCGGCGTCCGGTGCCTGTAGCTGCGACGCCGCGGCCGTCGATCCCATTTCTTGTTCAACCGCGCCGGTGCGCAACGCCAGGCGCCACCAGGTCTCGAAGTCGCCCGTGGACGCGTCGTGCATCTCCATGTGGCGGTTGCGCATGAAGTCGTAGAACGTCGCCGCGCCGAAGTCGTTGCCCAGCTCCACGGACACCGCTAGCAGCACGTCACCGGCCTGCTTGGAGTCGAAGTGCGGAACCGGCTGCATGACCGGCTGTTGGAGCGCCATCACGCCCTGTCGAGGCATCGAGTCGCCCCACGCCTCGAGGAAGTGGCGGTCCGGCAGAATCAGGTCGGCCAGACCCGCGGTCTCGTCCATCGCCGAAGCGAAGGAAACTTTGAAGGTCACCTGATTGAACGCTTCCACGAAGCCGGACGCGGCCGGCATCGAGTACGCGGGATTCGTGCCGTGCACGATCGCGACGCCGACCTGGCCGACGGCCATCGCGCTCACTGCGGACTCCATGTCCGCATACGCGCTCGCCGCGGCGGTCACGCCCGCATCATAGTGGACCGTACGACCGACGTTGCCGGCGACGTCGTTCAGGATCATGACCGCGATGTTCGCCGCGGTCGCGTTCCGATGGTGACCACCCACACCGGGACCCAGTGCGAGCGTCGGGCTCTCGGAAGCGAAGCGCTCCGCGAGCTCACGGATCGAATCCTCGCTGACGCCTGCTGCCTGAGCCGCCGCCGCCGGGCTGTACGAACGTAGTACGTCGGCGTAGGGGCCCGCGGCGCTGGCATCATCCGCGATCACTGAGGCCATGCCGAGCGCGACCGCAGCCTCGGAGCCCGGTCGGATGGGAATCCACTCGTCGGCGTTCAGCCCTGTCGTCGAGAGCCGCGGCCCGAGGTATACGAAGCGTCCTTTCGAGCCCGCCGCATCCACCGCGCTCATCCGAGCGAGACCCTTGTTGTGGGCAACGGGCGAGGAACCGGTCTCGATGAAGTCGTTGCTGAACGACAGCAACAGCCTCGCGTTGGCGATGTCGTAGCGTGGCAGTCCCGCCGCGCCGTATGCGATGCGGGCCGCCTCTCGAAGCGGTGCGTCGGACACCGCGTCGTACTCGACGCGCGTACCGTTCACCGCCGTGACGAACTGGTCGACCAGATTGTTCATCGAGGGACCCATGCGACCACCGATGAACATCACGTTGCCGGTCGCGCGGATTCGCGCCGCGAGCAACTGCTCCGCCTCGTCCCACGTACCCTGCCGAAGGCTACCGCCCTCTCGGATCATCGGGCCGGGGAAGCGATCCGGGTTGTAGAGGTGCTGGAGCGTCGCATGACCCTTGGAGCAGAGACCGCCTTGAGAGACGGGGTGGTTGGGGTTGCCCTCTACCTTTACCGCGCGACCCTCGCGCGTGCGCACCCACATGCCGCACTGCGCGGAACAGCCGCCGCATACCGTCGTGTACCAGGTCGCGACACCCGGTGTGATCTCATCGGGGGCCACTACATATGGAAGCAGGCGTTCGACGTCCTTGGTGGAGCACCCTGCGAGGGTGGCACCGGCGCCCGAGACGCCGAGGACTTTCAGGAAGTCACGCCGCTTGATGCCATCGGTCATGTGTTGGATATCTCCGCCCTCTAGTAGTGGCAGACGGCGCAGTCCGTGGACGCCTGCGGCTCGCCGTTCTCATCCGGCTGCCGGTGGCAGTCCACACACCACCCCATGTTGTCACCACCCCAGACCGGATCTTGTCCGAAAAACAACTCCTTCACTGGAACCCACCATCCGTCCGGTTTGCTCAGCACTTCCATCTCCTGGATCTCACCATGGCACTGCTGGCACTCGAGACCGGCGTTGATGTGCCGCATGTGCGGGAAGTGCGCGTGGTCCGAGATCTTGTAGATCCTGACCCACGGAATCGGCTCGTCGCGCTCCATATACCCTTGGATTTTGGCCACCTCGTCCGGATTGTTCGTGCCGGGAATCGCCACGTGGCAGCCCCAGCAGGTCGCGACGGACGGGATGCCCGCGGCGACGGAACGCTCTGCAGAGAAGTGACAGAATTGGCAGTCCATGTTGTTCTGCCCAGGCTCGCTGCCGGCGTGCTGATTGTGGGGGAATGCGATGGGCTGCCCGGACTCGGACGGACTCTCGACTCCCTCTGCGCCCTGGCTACGTCCACCCTGGACGAACGCGAGACCGGCAAGCACAAAAACGCCGGCCAGCCCGCCTATGAGCCAACGCTTTCTCATGCGGACCTTGTTCCTGAAGGCAGCAGAGCGCCCCCGGACGAGGGGCGCCGGAAGGGCCCTTCTGCGATCCATCGACTCCTTGTGACAGATCGGAACAAGCCCTAAATGCGGCCTGAAGCTACGTGAACGATCGGGGTAGGGTCAAGACGGTCGAGACCCCCTCCGAGAAACCTTTTTCTCCGCGTGGGTGTTATACTTTTTCCACTTTGGCCCACCTGATTTTCGAGGCGAGCGAACACCCCCGATGCGGGCTATCTTTGGGCCCGCGACAACGCGGGTCGGCGGATCGTTCCCGACCCTGGTACCGCACTACGTGACTTCCGATGCCTGAAACGACGGCGCCCGCACCATCGAGGGCGACCCAACCCTCGTTGGAGCTCCTGGACCGTTTGGTGCAGGAAGTCGAGAAGGTCTTCCACGGAAAGAGCGAGGTCGTCCGGCTCGCGCTCGCTTGTGTGCTGGCGCGTGGACACGTGCTATTCGAGGACGTACCGGGAGTGGGCAAGACGACGCTTGCGCATGCGCTCGCCAAGACGCTGGGCGTGGGCTTCCGTCGTATCCAGTTCACCGCCGACCTGCTGCCGTCCGACGTTATCGGAGTCTCGGTGTACAACCCCAAGACCGCCGACTTCGAGACCCGTCGTGGCCCCCTCTTCACCAACGTCGTGCTCGCGGACGAGATCAACCGCGCACCCCCACGAACGCAGAGTGGCCTGCTCGAGGCGATGCAGGAGGGCAGCGTCACCATCGACGACCAGACGCACGAGCTACCGAAGCCTTTCGTGGTCATGGCCACGCAAAACCCGCTCGAGCATCACGGCACCTATCCGCTGCCCGAAAGTCAGCTCGACCGGTTTCTGATGCGCATCACGATCGGGTATCCGGGTCCCGAAGCGGAACGGCGCATCCTGACCGAGTCCTCAGCGACCGAGCCGATCATGGATCGCCTCCAGACCGTTCTCTCCACGGCACAGGTGCTGGCGCTGCAAGAGCGCGTCGAGGACGTCGAAGTCGACGATGCCATCCTCGACTATCTGATGGCGATCGTCGAGAAAACGCGCACGTCGTCTCAACTGCGTATGGGCGTGAGCCCGCGTGGTAACATCCACCTCTTCCGCGCGGCCAGGGCCCACGCGCTGACTCAGGGCCGCACGTACCTCGTTCCGGACGATGTCCGTGAACTCGTCGTGCCGTGCCTCGCTCACCGAATTCTGCCCACGGGCACCACCGGCTCCACCCTGGACGCGCACGAACAGGCAACCCGGATACTCGAGGGGATTCTCGACGAGGTGGAGGCTCCGGTTTGACTTCCGCGCTGTTCGCTGGGATCAAAGAGACATGGCGGAAATTCCGGGCCTGGCGGCGCATCAGCTTCACGTCGGGCGGGCTCGCCTTCACGATCGGCGCCTTGGCGGTCGGCTTCGCGGCGATGAACACGGGCAATAACCTGCTCTATCTGCTGCTCGGGTCGATGCTCGGCTTCATCGCCGTGAGCGGGTGGCTCTCCGAGCAAGCGATCTCGGGGCTGCGCGTGAAACGCCACCTGCCCCGCACGGTCACGGTGGGGCAACCGATGCGACTCGGCTACCACGTGCGCAACCTCAAGAAGCGGCTACCGAGCCTCACGGTGGAGATCTTCGAGGAGGGCCTGCCGGAGGGCGCGTTCCTGGCGTACGTTCCGGCGGGCGGCACCGCGGAGGCTCGTTCGACGAACAGCTTCCTGCGGCGCGGTATCTACCCACTTGGGACCGTGACGCTCTCGACGGCGTTCCCATTCGGGATGTTTGTGAAACAGCGGGACATCCAGGTCGCCGGAGAGGTCGTCGTGTGGCCGCGCTCGGACCGGCCGGTGCGCGCACCGTCACCTGGCGGTGGGCGCGCACCCAGGGTCGGCGTTTCGGCCCGGGGCGCCCTCGGCACCACCGGCGAGTACCGTACCCTGAGAGCCTACCGACCCGGCGACGACCCCCGTGACATCCACTGGCGTTCTTCCGCACGGCTGCTTGAACCCGTCATTCGCGAGTATGAGCGCGACGGGGCAGAAACGCGCTGGATCTGCCTCGATACGCGGACAGAACCGACGGACGCGGCCGAGGTAGCGGTCGAGGTCGCTGCGTCACTGGCCGCTCGCGCCATTGCCGAAGCCAGGCCCGTAGCGCTCGTGGCTGGAGACGTCGTCCTCGAGCCCGCCGAGGGCCCCGGTCAACTCGAGCGAATCCTCGATGCTCTGGCTCGGGTCGACTTCCTTCCGACGAACCCGGCGCCCGCCCCTCCAGTGGATCCTGCGTCGTGCATCCTCGTCTGTGTCGAGGGCGGCGGCAGCTTCGGCGACGTCTTCGCGGTGGGCAGGGACGCGCACATGCACGTCGAGGAGGCCGCGTGAGTCTGAGGTTGCTCCACCGACGGCTCGCTGTCTCCATGGGCCTCACCGGTTTGCTCGCGTTCGCGGGTGGCGCAGGCTTCGAGCCGATCTCCGCTGCGCTTGCCGCGCTCGCGCTCGCCACTGCCCTCTTCTGGCACCCGGATCGCGACCTCTCCGCGCGCATGGAGAAGGCCTTCTTACCTCTCGCAGTATTGCTCGTGGCCCGCGCGCTGATCCACGTCTTCGTCATCCAGGACGACGTGGTGATCCCGGTCGTCGATCTGCTGCTGCTGCTGCTCGCGGCGGAAGCGTTGCGGTCGCTCGACGCTCCGAATGATGTCCGACTCTACGCGCTCTCTTTCGCGCTGATCCTGGCGTCCACCGCGTATCGCCCCGGTATCGTCTTCCTGATCGCCTTTGTCGCATACATCGGTCTCGCGACGCTCACGCTCATGGTCGGGCACCTGCGCCGGGAGGCCGAGGCCCACAAGGTTCGGGAGCTTCCGCTCAGCCGAGAACTCGTTGCCACTACGGGAGCACTCGCCGGGGTGATCCTGATGGTGGCGCTCGTCGTCTTCGTCGCGTTCCCTCGCGTGTCTCAGGGATGGGCGGGACGCGGTGAGACGCTGGCTACGTCCATCGCGGGTTTCAGTGATCAGATCTCGCTCGGACAGTTCGGCTCGACGATTCTCGGCAACCCGGAGATCGTGCTCCGGGTCGAGTTCCCGGAGGGTCCGCCGGAGGACATCGCCTCGCTGCACTGGCGTGGTCGCTCGTACGACCTCTTCGACGGCATCCGTTGGGTGCGCTCGAGGGACCTCCCTCCGTCGGCGCTGCCGGGCTTCTATCGGGAACGGTGGAGCGGTGGCCTCATCGAGCAGAGGATCTTCGCTGCTCCGCTCGACGTGCGTGTGCTCTTTGCACTCCACCCCGCCATCAACATCGAAGGGGAGAACGGGATCCAAGCCCTCTTCGACAACGCGGGCGACCACCTCTACTGGGGCCGCGGCCCGCCTTCGTATACCGCATACTCACGATCTCAGCCGCCCGGGCCCAATTCCTTACGGGTCGCTGAGGGTTATACCCCCCGCGCCCGGCACTTCGTGCAGCTGTCGAACGATCTCGACCCACGCATCGCGGCCCTCGCGGACTCCTTGACCGCCGGAATCGACAACCAGTACGACCAGGCGGTCGCTATCCAACGGTATCTGCAAAGCTTCGAGTACACGCGTGAGCTGCCCGCCACCGCGCGCGAGGCGACGCTCGACTATTTCCTCTTCGAGCGGCAAGCCGGCCACTGCGAGTATTTCAGCACTGCGATGGCCGTCATGCTACGCACACTCGGTGTGCAGACCCGAAATGTGAACGGGTTCTTGGGCGGTCAGTGGAGCCGGTTCGGCGACTATCTGGTCGTGACGCAGAACGAGGCGCACTCCTGGGTCGAGGTTTGGTTCCCGAGCTACGGTTGGGTGATGTTCGACCCGACGCCCGCCGGCTCCGGATCGTCGGCCCAGCTCACTTCCTGGTTCTGGCCGGGGCGGATCTTCTTCGACGGACTCCAGCACCGGTGGAGCAAGTGGGTGCTCAACTACGATTTGGAGGATCAGATAGGCATGTTCGATCGCTGGTCGGGACTGTTGGGAAGCAGGACGCGTGACTCCCTGACCGGCGCGGGCGGCGAATCTGGGCGAAGCCCCCTCGGTGTAGCGCTGCTCCTGCTTCTCCTCGTCGCAGGCCTCTTCTGGGCTCGCCGTGGCGGCCGTGAGCTAGCGCCCGCGACGCGCGCGTACCTTGAGCTGCGGGAAGCGTGCGCGCGTGCGGAGCTGGGCATCACCGCGGGGCTGACGCCGCTGGCATTGGTGGCCAGAGTCCGAGAGCGCCGAGCGACCGCGGGACGAGCCGCGGAACGCGTTGTCGACCTGTACCTACGCGCACGGTACGGGCAGGAAGTGCTTGGTGAGTCGGAGCTTCGCGAGCTGAGCGAAGCGCTCGGGGTCGCGCGGAAGACCCTGCGCGCACGAGGGTGACCTACCATCACGGGACCACGGCACGTATGGTCTAAGTATGACGCCTGGTCAGCACCGCTCCGCCCCCGGGTCTGTCCCCGGTCTCCATGTCGCGACGATCGCGCACAGAAGACGGATCTGGGACGCATACCTCGAGTTCGACGATGACCCCCATCGGCCGGACCTCTACCGCGCACGTCTTCGGTTCGACGCCGCCGACTCGAGCGACTTCGCGAAGGAGCCAGTAAGGACAACCGTCATCGTCATCGAGCAGAGCTATGAGGAGGCAGTCGCCAAGGCACGCAGCTTCGACGACCGTCAGTTGGAAGGGCTGCTCCGGTCCGCTCTACCGGATGACGAGGCATAGTCCTTCAGGCCTCCCTCACCCATCGCAGTAGCTCGGGGAGCGTCGGCCGCTTGCCGGTCATGAGCATGCCGACCTTATAGATCCTTCCTGCGAGCCATGCGACGGCGAACAGAGCGCCCAGCATGAGGATGAACGACACGGCGATCTGCCACACAGGTGCTGCCGAGGCGACCACGCGTGGCCACATCAGAATCGGCGAGAAGAACGGAAAGAGGGATAGACCGACCGACAGGGTGCTCGTCGGGTTCTCGATGACGGTGGAGAGGAACATGATCGGCGTGATGATCAAGAAGAGCACCGGAATCTGAGCCTGCTGCACCTCCTCTTCGCTGCTGCACATCGCGCCGACCGCAGCATACATGCCGGCAAAGATGAAGAAACCGAAGAGGAAATAGCCGACGAAGAGCGCCAAGGCCCCCTGGCCCGGAAGCATCTCAGGGACTCTCTCCAGCACCGCAAGCTCCGGGCGGGCCGCAACGATCGCGGGTAGCGCGACAACGAGGATGACCGCCAACGACCCGGCCCACACGAGCATCTGCGTGAGCCCCACGGCACCGACACCGACGATCTTTCCGAGCATCAGGTACATCGGCTTCATCGAGGAAACGATGATCTCGGCGATGCGGCTCGTCTTCTCCTCGAGCGTGGCACGCATGACCGCGACCGCCCAGAGCAAGATCACCATGTAGAGCATCATGGAGCCGATAAACCCGATTAGGAATTCCGGCGAGTCGTCGGAGATTTGATCGCCGTTGAGCAACTCGATGCGCAGGTCCCCACCATCGAGCAACGCGCCGGCGTCGACCCCATCGACCTCGAGCGCCGCCTCCAGCACCGACCGCGTGATGAGCGACTGCATCATCAGGCGGCGTAGAGACGACGGCCGCGACGTGGTGTAGAGAGACGCCGTCCCCGTCTGAAGCGTTTCGCTGTCCAGAAGAATGAACCCCCCGAAATCGCCGTCTATCGCCTGTTGAGAGAGCCGCTCTCTCACACCTTCGCTCCAGCGCTCGATCCGCACCGCATAGCCTGCGTCCTCGAGCCTCGACGCGACCCGCTCCGCAAGGCGCTCCGTGGCGTCGGCGATGACCAGGTCACGATCCGTGGTCGCGCTGCGCGCCTGGAAATAGGCGGGTACGAAGATCATCGCCGCCATGAGCAAGGGCCCGCCGAGCGTGGCGAAGAGGAACCACTTCGACCGCACCCGCTGCAGGTACTCCCGCCGCGTGACCGCCAGAAACGAGCTCATGCCCGGCCCCCTCACGCTTCCCTCACCCAGCGCCACAGCTCCGGCAGACTGGGCCTCTTCCCGGCCATCAAGATCCCGACCTTGTAGATCCTACCTGCCACCCACGCCACGCCGAAGACGGTGGCGCCCATCAGCACGAACGAGAGCCCGACCTGCCATCCCGGAACACCTCCCCCGGCCACGCGCGCCCACATCAGCACCGGTGTGAAGAGCGGGAAGAGCGAGAGTCCGGTGACGAGAGGTGCCAGCGGATCTTGGATCGCCTGCATGACGAAAAGGATCGGCACTATGAGGAACATCATGACGGGAAACTGTGCCTGCTGAGCCTCCTCTTCCGTGCTGCACATCGCCCCGACCGCGGCGTACAGCCCCGAATACATGAAGAACCCGAACAGGAAGAAGCCAACGAACAAGAGCAGCAGCGCGAGGCCGGGCAGGACCTGCACGACGTTCTCGAGCGATGCCAGTTCTGGCCGCGCGGCGATCAACATGGGAACGCCCGCGCCGACGACGAGGACTCCCATGCACAACCACACCGCCATCTGCGTGAGGCTCACCGCGCCCACACCGACAATCTTGCCCAGCATCAGATGCCACGGCTTCATCGAGGAAATGATCACTTCCACCATTCGAGTGGTCTTCTCTTCCAGCGTCGCGCGCATCACGGAGACCGCGTAAATGAGAATGACCATGTAGAGGAAGAGCGTCCCCATGTAGGCCACGAGGAACTGCGGATCGTCCATGTCGGAGCCGTCTTCGACGAGCATCTCGACCCGGAGCTCGCCGCCCGCCAGCATCGCGCCGGCGTCGAGACCCTGCTCTTCTAGCCGGTACTCGAGCGCGGCGCGCACGATCGCGCTACGCAGCATCACGCGACGGATCGTGGACGGCCGATCGTTCGTATACATCACGGCTTCGCCCGTCTCGAGCGTCAGCTCGTCGAGTACGAGGAAGCCACCTATGTCCCCATCAGAGGCCTGCCGCCGCAGATCGGTGATCACGTCGACCGTCCACCGCTCCTCGGCGACGGTGTAGCCGCCGGCCTCGAGGTCGGATACAAGTCGCTCGTACAGCACGTTCGAGCCGTCCACGACCAGGATGTTGCGGTCGGCCTGATCACCGCGTGCCGTGATGAACGCGGGCACGACGATCATCCCGATCATCAAGATCGGGGCCGCAAGCGTCACGATGATGAACCACTTCGAGCGTACCCGTTGCAAATATTCCCGGCGGATGACCGCCCAGACGTTGTGCCACATCACGCGCTACCCATGCCCGCACCGAGGGGCATGCCCGCGTCACCGACGGCGTCAGCGCCCGCGTGACGTACGAAGATCTCGTGCAGCGTCGGCTCGACGAGGTCGAAGCGGAGGATGCGCGCTTCGGACTGAACGCCGCGTGCCAGAATCGCCTGGTGATCAGCCCCATCTCGCAGGATCAGATGGAGTGCTCCGTCGACCTCTTCCACATGATCCACCTCGGGGCCATGAATCCACGTATCCGGACCCTCGAACTCGACCGCGACGACTCCCTTCCGCTCAGCGACCTTGAGCTCCTTGAGCTCGGCATCCAAGACCTTCTTCGAGTTCGAGATCATGCAGACCCGCTCACACAGCCGTTCGGCCTGATGCATGAGGTGCGTCGAAAAGAGGATCGTCGTTCCCTTCGCATGGAAATCGCGCACGATTTCCTCGAGCACGTCCTGGTTGATCGGGTCGAGTCCGCTGAACGGCTCGTCGAGGATGAGCAACTCAGGCTCGTGGAGGACCGTTCCGATGAACTGGACCTTCTGCTGCATGCCCTTCGAGAGGTCCTCCGCCCGTTTGTCGGCCCAGGCGGTCAGACCGAGGCGCTCGAGCCAGTCACTGGCGCGCTTCCGACCCTCCGACCGCTTCACACCCCGGATTTCAGCCAGAAAGATGAGCAACTCCAGGACCTTCATCTTCTTATAGAGACCCCGTTCCTCCGGCAGATATCCGACCTTGGTTCGCCGCGTGACGTCGGGATCCGAGCCGAAGAGGCTGACCCGACCCTCGTCCGGGTGCAAGATGCCCATGATCATCCGCAGGATCGTCGTCTTGCCCGACCCATTCGGGCCAAGTAGTCCGCAGATCACGCCTCGTGGAACCTCGAAGTCGAAGTCGGAGACCGCGGCGTGCTTTCCGAAGCGCTTCGTAACGCCTTCTAGCCTCACCGCGAAACCGTTGTCGCTCATTTGGTCACGCTCATCTGAAGGGACGGAACAGGGTGGGTGGAGGCCCCATTCTCAGCTCTCGCAGTGCAGTACGCCGGCCACGGCGACTCTCTTCAGAGCCATTGCGCTTTTGCTTAACTTATGTGGCTCTGGAACGAAACACGAGGAGGCTGAATGGCCATCTTTCGTACCCTCTACTATACCGATGTCACAGTCGGCGTCGGTGGGCGGGTGACGATTCCCCAGGATATGCGGGAAGACTTGGGGATCGATGAGGGGGACACCCTGACCGTCCGCGTTGAAGAGAATCCGCGCGGGGGGCGTCAAATGGTCATATGGCGGACTGAGCAACAGCCCGAGGAGGATGAATAGAGCGCACAGCTCCTCATCCTCCTCATCCGCTTCCGAGATCGACCCACCGCACCAGATCTCCCAGCGGGCTTCCTCCATCGTGATGCCACCACGGGGGAGGAAAGGGCATCTCACTAAGCGGTACCACCCGTGAGACCCCGGCGCGGCCCAAGCGCGACGCGAGTCCCTTTTCGCGATCTCCGAGTCCCGCGGTCCCCACGGTCTGTAGGTGTGCGCCCACACGAGCTAGTAGGTCGGGAAGCTGCTCCAAGTCCGTGAGTGGAACCACCCGAACCGTCCGGCCCAAGCACGGTGCAATGGCCGTGGGCCCACGATCGAAGATCACCGTCCAGGGGGCCTCACCTCCGTGATGGATCTCCGCCCCGGATTCGGAGGCTACCATCAGCTCGGCGGTTCCCCTGACCTGGTGAAGCGCGGAGGCTTCGGCTCTGTCGAGTGTCCCACTGGGGAGATCGCGTTCCAGGCCAGCGAGGCTTTGTGCCAGCAGGCTCGCGAACGCCCGTGGGCTGACCGTTCCACCCTCCTCGACGTATACGACCCGAGGCGAGACGCAGCCGCGTTGGTCGAAGATCGCCACAGCGTTCGCGAGAGACGCAGCGCTTGCCTTGGCCTGAGGTTGTCCGAGTGCCTCGACTCCCACGACGGCGACGCTGAAGCGATGGTGGTACGCGACGAAGCGGGTCGTAACCGGCGCTCGGCCGCGAAGCGCGGCCACGGTCTCGTCGCCCCCGTATGCGACGACCGCATCCGCCCGCAGGAGCGCGACGTTCTCGAGGACTTCGCTGCCACCCGGCCAATACACTACAGCGAGGGCGGCGGCGAGCTCCGGGTCTACCTCCTGAAGCGCCGAAGCGAACAGGACCGGAAGTACGGAGTCACCCCGACCCGGTTTCAGCAGCGTGGGTGACTTTACGAGCAGGCTCCGGATCAGTGCTGATACCCCAACGCCGGGCACGCTACCCGCGATGACCTGAAAGCAGAGACCAGGACCCATCGCCATGGAGCTCCGACCCTCCCGCTCGACGAAGCCATCCAGATACGCGACGTCGCCGAACTCCGCGTCGAGTAGCGCTCGCAGGCGGTCCTCCGCCCAGTCGCGGGCCATGCCGTCGAGTACGACCGTCGCCATCTCGGGCGACAGCCCCGAATCGGCAGGCAGGTACTCGAGCGCCTTCATCCGGAGCGTGTCGTGAGGGTCGAGCAATCGCGCGCCGACCGCGCCGAGCTTCACGCAGAGATCGCCGGCGCGCCGATCCACGAGCCCGGATCGCGAATCAACGAGCGCGTCGAGCACGCGCGCCAACCAATCGGGATCGGCGTCGAGGTAGCGGACCTGTATCGACCCACTCTCGAACGACAAGCTCGGCCGTTCGGGAAGGCCGACCCCGGGCGGCAGGGCCCATGCGTCGAAGACGTGGCTCATCGCGAAACGTCTGAGGCGGCCATGAGGTCGTCCATCGCCCGCGAACAGCCGCGTGGCTCCGCCCCGACGACCCGACCCGCAAGACGGACTCGGCCGCGTCTGACGGAACCCACGTCCTCGGTGAGCACGTGACACACCGAACCGGCGTTCGCCAGGTCGAAGAACGCGAGCAGGCCCTCGGCACCCTCCTCCACTTCC
This window encodes:
- a CDS encoding ABC transporter permease — translated: MSSFLAVTRREYLQRVRSKWFLFATLGGPLLMAAMIFVPAYFQARSATTDRDLVIADATERLAERVASRLEDAGYAVRIERWSEGVRERLSQQAIDGDFGGFILLDSETLQTGTASLYTTSRPSSLRRLMMQSLITRSVLEAALEVDGVDAGALLDGGDLRIELLNGDQISDDSPEFLIGFIGSMMLYMVILLWAVAVMRATLEEKTSRIAEIIVSSMKPMYLMLGKIVGVGAVGLTQMLVWAGSLAVILVVALPAIVAARPELAVLERVPEMLPGQGALALFVGYFLFGFFIFAGMYAAVGAMCSSEEEVQQAQIPVLFLIITPIMFLSTVIENPTSTLSVGLSLFPFFSPILMWPRVVASAAPVWQIAVSFILMLGALFAVAWLAGRIYKVGMLMTGKRPTLPELLRWVREA
- a CDS encoding ABC transporter permease, with amino-acid sequence MWHNVWAVIRREYLQRVRSKWFIIVTLAAPILMIGMIVVPAFITARGDQADRNILVVDGSNVLYERLVSDLEAGGYTVAEERWTVDVITDLRRQASDGDIGGFLVLDELTLETGEAVMYTNDRPSTIRRVMLRSAIVRAALEYRLEEQGLDAGAMLAGGELRVEMLVEDGSDMDDPQFLVAYMGTLFLYMVILIYAVSVMRATLEEKTTRMVEVIISSMKPWHLMLGKIVGVGAVSLTQMAVWLCMGVLVVGAGVPMLIAARPELASLENVVQVLPGLALLLLFVGFFLFGFFMYSGLYAAVGAMCSTEEEAQQAQFPVMMFLIVPILFVMQAIQDPLAPLVTGLSLFPLFTPVLMWARVAGGGVPGWQVGLSFVLMGATVFGVAWVAGRIYKVGILMAGKRPSLPELWRWVREA
- a CDS encoding AbrB/MazE/SpoVT family DNA-binding domain-containing protein, which translates into the protein MAIFRTLYYTDVTVGVGGRVTIPQDMREDLGIDEGDTLTVRVEENPRGGRQMVIWRTEQQPEEDE
- a CDS encoding ATP-binding cassette domain-containing protein; this translates as MSDNGFAVRLEGVTKRFGKHAAVSDFDFEVPRGVICGLLGPNGSGKTTILRMIMGILHPDEGRVSLFGSDPDVTRRTKVGYLPEERGLYKKMKVLELLIFLAEIRGVKRSEGRKRASDWLERLGLTAWADKRAEDLSKGMQQKVQFIGTVLHEPELLILDEPFSGLDPINQDVLEEIVRDFHAKGTTILFSTHLMHQAERLCERVCMISNSKKVLDAELKELKVAERKGVVAVEFEGPDTWIHGPEVDHVEEVDGALHLILRDGADHQAILARGVQSEARILRFDLVEPTLHEIFVRHAGADAVGDAGMPLGAGMGSA
- a CDS encoding DUF3488 domain-containing protein translates to MSLRLLHRRLAVSMGLTGLLAFAGGAGFEPISAALAALALATALFWHPDRDLSARMEKAFLPLAVLLVARALIHVFVIQDDVVIPVVDLLLLLLAAEALRSLDAPNDVRLYALSFALILASTAYRPGIVFLIAFVAYIGLATLTLMVGHLRREAEAHKVRELPLSRELVATTGALAGVILMVALVVFVAFPRVSQGWAGRGETLATSIAGFSDQISLGQFGSTILGNPEIVLRVEFPEGPPEDIASLHWRGRSYDLFDGIRWVRSRDLPPSALPGFYRERWSGGLIEQRIFAAPLDVRVLFALHPAINIEGENGIQALFDNAGDHLYWGRGPPSYTAYSRSQPPGPNSLRVAEGYTPRARHFVQLSNDLDPRIAALADSLTAGIDNQYDQAVAIQRYLQSFEYTRELPATAREATLDYFLFERQAGHCEYFSTAMAVMLRTLGVQTRNVNGFLGGQWSRFGDYLVVTQNEAHSWVEVWFPSYGWVMFDPTPAGSGSSAQLTSWFWPGRIFFDGLQHRWSKWVLNYDLEDQIGMFDRWSGLLGSRTRDSLTGAGGESGRSPLGVALLLLLLVAGLFWARRGGRELAPATRAYLELREACARAELGITAGLTPLALVARVRERRATAGRAAERVVDLYLRARYGQEVLGESELRELSEALGVARKTLRARG